CCATATCATTACTGCTATATTTTCTATtccttaaaaaataaaatataatctTATAAAACAATCAACCCACAAAATGGCAGAcgatatattaaaatgtgTTCACTCTGaatttaaatatgttttaataaGTAGTGATATAAACAAcgaaataaaagaattaaaatTCAAAGGAGCGGAAGAAAAATTCCAAAGTACCTTAAGCTCATATTTTAGAAGAATAATTTTTGATGAAAAAGGAAAAGATGAATTAAAAGAAACAATtcaagaaaaattaaaagaaaatactaataataataaaaaagatgaaaacgAAGAAAATGACGAAAACAAAAATTCTTTAAATACAATATCCCCTGATTTAATAAATACCGCAATAGAGTCATCTCAGACTTATCAAATCATTCCATTGACGGTACCaactgaaaaaaataattattatgcaATTAATTGCTATATAGATGATATAGgacgaattaaaaaattaccaTATAATAGTAGAGCTTCACGAATATGCAGTACAGACATATATGGAGATGCATTCTTGTCAAAAACATATGATAATGAAGATTTTAAAAGATGTGATTTTACAATACAAGAGTATGaagaatttttaaaaaacccTCCAAAGGCCGAAAACAGGTAATATTATACACCTTATGGTATATCATATcccattttattatcattgaccaatatacatatatatacaataagaAATTATCGGTTTAAtaccaaaaaaatatatgcaaacatttttttataacattatatcATATGAACTAGGCTTAAATTcctcacattttttttttaatattttttttgttttttaaaattatctaTATAGATGGAACCAAGCCCAAGCTATGCAAGACTTGTTAAGACAAATGAAAGATCAAAAAGAAGGAGTTACAAACACCAATGCACCCGTTGCAAAGCCTATCACCTGTGAACATTGCTATAAGGTAAGTTTTGTGGCTACACCCCCATATAAATTTCTATCTATATCTCTAATATGCCTAATATATGCAGCATAACTGTGGTAATTTTGTATGtcttaataaataaaagtattCCAAACCTTGAAAAGTATCACAATACGGCGATACCACATGTTTTTGataaaactatttttttattgaaacaattatcattttataaattttaaaatacttCTACGtagacatatttttattatttcaatgcatttttcttaaatttattttatatatttgtaggAGGAAAAAACATTAAAAAGATGTGGAAAATGCAAAAAAGTTTATTACTGCTCAGTTGAATGCCAAAGAAAAGATTTTGTTTTTCATAAAAGAATTTGTTCTTAGAAATTCATATTTTACCAGTATACAtaattaacatataaattaattattatatacgtATATTAtcgatattatttttttatattttaatgggctactttttatataatgCGAAAACAACCACTTTTGGATAACAAAATTTGTTGCTCTTTTTTTATGTGCTCAACTATAATCATGTTCATATAgtgtatatgcattttttaatttttaatataaaacacattgttaaaaaattaatttaattaaattaactaaatataatttaatgcAACAAAATTCACATAATACAATTCGGGATATTATTCCCTACACATTCTCATTCAaacgattttatttttttaagtttaattatttttttcgatatatattataaaaacacAAAAGTTTATTCTTTTTATCAGGGTTTATAAGAGAGTCTTTTGTACAACTTATCTACAAAATATTCCAACCCCAATAGATAAACAGTTCCCCTGgtatatgtattaatttatttgatgatATGAAAAGTTgcaaatattttcattttaatcTGAGAATACCAGAATGATCAAATAGAACAAATTTTATTCTTGtacatattgtttttttttcttttttttacgTATGCATTAATCTAGCATTTTGTTTACAAATCcaaagatatatattttttttttaatttctacTTAAATTATGAATGCCgcactttttttaaatactataaaaaattaaaatacaccaaaaattataatgaatgaATCCAAATATGTGTACACATATTATAGTTTAGCATGCATGAAATGATAACATTAATCTAGCAACTGAAATTCAGTATTATTGTTTAtggaaaaatttaaaaatcaTTAAATCAACAAGctaacaaataatatattataaacaaataagtAATTAGCATAAAAAAACAGCGCAATATCACAAATTTACAGAACATTTCTGTTATTTCTTGTTTAACCTACTTATAGTCATACATAAAATAATTCTCCTCCTTTAACCCTTCAAGGCAAAAATGAAAAACTCTTGGAGACACAAAGCTCTAGCCCTTCCGTTTCTACTATTATCATCAGTCCTTTGTAATAAAACTTTCTTTGTAGATATATTAAACGGAATTAAtatcaaatataataataaggTACCCATAAATAAAAACGTATCAAATTGTTATGGGCAGAATAACACCAAAAATGATAATAGATACTCTTCTATGAAACagcatttttttatacagaATACAGCACAACCAACTATAATCAGTGAAACTTGTGacatagaaaataataataggaatgcaaatatattaaaacaatatatttatacattatCCCATTTGAccatttttgatattgatAAAGAAACAGATATAGAACttaatatatctttattattaaaagcATGTATAgcttcatataattatattaaaaatattgaaatatatacTTCTAATGtcaaaaataaagaaatgtgctcatttatatatgaaaatagaCAAGATTTTGAAGAGTATTTTAATTTACAAGTATTAAtgtatgaaaaaatgtttaacCCCAACGAGAATATAGAGGAGCTATTAAAATCCCATATtaaagatgaaaatatttataaaaatgatttaaaaatttacaagcaaattaagaataataatatagaattaaaaaaagatattttaGAAGACATTCTTTTTGAGTCTATAagactaaataaaatgattcAATATTCTCTTACAgtaaacaaatttaatttgTTCTCAAATCCTATCCTATTCAAACTATTCTTACACTTTAAAACGAATGGAATTTATTATGATATACTCTTGAacattataaacaaaataaaatattattattccataaaaaatattaacgaagaatataaaaataagataTTCAAAATTGTAGACAGTTATATAGCAATTTTAAATAGCATAGATGATGTATATAAGAAACATGatggaaatattttataatgcgcaaaaatatgaatgcaacattaataaaaattaaataagttatacatatttgcccattttaacatatataataatccCCCAAATGTTATAGCCCATAGAGAGAACCAATCGAATATACatcaattaaaataaagcCTTTTACATTATGCatacttaaaaatattttaagccattaaacaaaaataaataatttttttataagtttaaaaatgtgttataaattcataaaatcCAAATTATGTAAACATTTTGAAAATTAAAATGAATGAAAAATgctaaaaaaaagaaaaaaatatatgttaaataCTTTTGCGCATCTTACACTTTGAGAAACACATCTTTTATATTCATCTTatgtacatttatttttttagaaaaatattttaaaaacttacaccaaataattaatacaaataaaattgccatctataaatttacaaaaatatttctgtgaaaatattttttgtaacaccaaaaaaaatatttattattacaataatAGCCAAAAATTTTAGTCAAAAAAGGTTTAGGTAGGAAaagtaaataatatatatctaaattGTATGcatcaatatatttatgcataattttgacatattattattccttCTTTTGTAAAAGCTGCTCCTGTATGTAGGGCGGTACCAATGAGTACGTGTGTAGTGTCATCGTGTAATTCCCTATAAAAACGAaacaataaaatttatatatagtgATTTATGAATTTCTTTATAATtgtttattcatatttttaaatgtatAACATCCAAAAATTATAACCTCGTCCCTTTGTTATTTTCCTTAAGTCGCTAACATA
This sequence is a window from Plasmodium yoelii strain 17X genome assembly, chromosome: 1. Protein-coding genes within it:
- a CDS encoding MYND-type zinc finger protein, putative, producing MADDILKCVHSEFKYVLISSDINNEIKELKFKGAEEKFQSTLSSYFRRIIFDEKGKDELKETIQEKLKENTNNNKKDENEENDENKNSLNTISPDLINTAIESSQTYQIIPLTVPTEKNNYYAINCYIDDIGRIKKLPYNSRASRICSTDIYGDAFLSKTYDNEDFKRCDFTIQEYEEFLKNPPKAENRWNQAQAMQDLLRQMKDQKEGVTNTNAPVAKPITCEHCYKEEKTLKRCGKCKKVYYCSVECQRKDFVFHKRICS
- a CDS encoding liver merozoite formation protein, putative; translation: MKNSWRHKALALPFLLLSSVLCNKTFFVDILNGINIKYNNKVPINKNVSNCYGQNNTKNDNRYSSMKQHFFIQNTAQPTIISETCDIENNNRNANILKQYIYTLSHLTIFDIDKETDIELNISLLLKACIASYNYIKNIEIYTSNVKNKEMCSFIYENRQDFEEYFNLQVLMYEKMFNPNENIEELLKSHIKDENIYKNDLKIYKQIKNNNIELKKDILEDILFESIRLNKMIQYSLTVNKFNLFSNPILFKLFLHFKTNGIYYDILLNIINKIKYYYSIKNINEEYKNKIFKIVDSYIAILNSIDDVYKKHDGNIL